The DNA window AGTTCCCGTTTTCATCAACGGCAGGAGTTAATTTATTGTATGTACCGACTTCTAATAGCCGATATAAACCAGTCGCATTTGGTGCTGTTGTATTAATTTTCAAGTATCCTTTATACATGCTTGAAAACATAGGAGGCAGTTGAGTGTAGGGGATCTGACCGTTTATCAAATCAGCCTTATCTTTATTAACTATGTCAAAAGCACCTGCAATTCTTTGTTTAGTATTACCTTCTTCAGCAACTTCATTTTTTATAAGGATGCTGATGTTAGTTAAATCTTGTGAACTCATTAGTCTTCGTATATATTAGTTATGAAATTCGTTTTTCTTATATGGGAAACTCCATCTACTCCCGTTAGTTCACCATCACATCCACATCCTCCACAATCTTTACAGTAAAGTGGAAAATTTTCTTTGTTCTGGCATATCCATAAGTGCATTCGTTCAATCAAAGGATCAATGCGATCCTGAATTGATGAGGCTTGTTTAAAGTTTATTTCTTTTACTCCTCCAGAGGCAGAAGATGCTCCATTACCACCAATTGCGTTTGGATTATTCATCTGTTGCCCTATTGAAGTATGCCTTAACCAACTTGGAACAATAGAAGTCATATCAACGCATTCTGCACTAAGTTTCCAAAGGAATCTTTCCCACAATTTTACATACCACAGATTATCAACAAACTCAATTGCATTGATGATCATTCCAATTTTCAGATCAGAATCTTTTATTGGATTCAGCCCATCAAGTTCAAAAGACGTGTTAATTTTCTGCAACAGATCTGCTTTATTCTCTTGGGTAACGGTTACATTTTTTTTTGAAATAAAATCTTCATAGAACTTATCACAAATTGCGTTGGCAATCCAACGTTCTTCAGCAACAATTATATTTTGCAAGATCTGCCTCTCAGCAATCTGTTGATCTGTTGCAGCATGAAAAATCACTTCATCTGGAGTGATAAGAACATTTCTTTTCAGATTATTGAGCCTGTACATCTTTTTTATTTTTTGCTGTTGAAATGAATTCAGATCCCTTTGCTTTATCTTCCATGATAGGTTTACCAAGAATTTCACGGCCTTCATCTTTTGTCAGACATGAATTAACATCAATTTCACCTATGAATGATGCTGGCGAAACCGTTTTGAAACCAAGTTCAAGATCGCTGAATTTTGTTCCCATCCAATCATCGTAAATTGCAAAAAAAGGCTGAATAAGATCCTGAATAATTAATTCTTGTATTGGCTCAATAACAGTTTTATTTTTTGTCTCAAAGACTGCAGATAGATAGGCAAAACCACCATTTCCAATTCCAGATGTTTTTTGTTGACCATAAAGAGCAGTATCCCAATTATTGGAATCAACAATTTTGCTTTCAACACTTTCATCTAAGTCAAGAAATGACCCATCTGTTTTTGCATCGAATTGCTGAAGAGCAGAATTTGTAATTCCTTTGCCACCTGTGACAACGGTCCAACGTCCTCTTTTTCCATCTCCAGTATGAGAATAAACGATGTCTTGTCCGATTTTTTTACCTTCATCCTGCGTTACATTTCCTTCTAAGAATATAACCCCTCCAACAACAAGATTGTTATCAATTATATCAAGATTATATCTTACATTTTTATATTCTAAAACTTGATAGGGTAGTGATGCAATATTGTCTGGCATTCCGTAATACTCATATCCAGGCAAATCATTCTTCACATGAATCACACAGTGTTCAGTACCTGATTCACTTTTATACCACTTTAGATCGTCCAGATCTCCACAATAAATTGGAAGTTCAACAGCTTTGTCTTCAACTAAAGTCCAGGCGGTTTTTCTCCTGAATTCTTTAGAAATAAAAACGGTTTCGCATATATCATCATCATTTGGGGTTGACAACCTACAGTCAAGATATGGACGGTTTACAATCCACATGAACTTTTTATTTCCGACTTCTCCCCGGATAATCTCCACAAAATTGTTACCAACAGTAAAATGATTATTGAAAACTGATTTTATCAGTTTATCAAAGTTTTGCCCTTTTTTATTGACACGTTTTTTGAACTTATCAAATTCTTTGTTTTCGGATCCATCTTTAATGAATGAACCTTTTCCAATACAAAAGTTAGTTTTTGAGTTTACGCATGAATTATTAGTTGGGGAAAGAAGTTTTGCCTCCAAAAGCAATTGAAAAAAATTGTCTTTCGGCTCTAAGAACGGAAGATATCTCTTGACTCTTCTTGTAAGATGAAATGCAGTTGATTCCCCTGAAGGTTCAAAGGGAATTGGATTTTTAGCATCAATTGTGGCAACATTTGATACTACTGTATTTTTATTTTTTACAGAATTATTCATTCTTATCACCTTCTTTTTCTTCTTTCATGAATTTTTGAGTCTTAAATTTCTTAACATCCTCGGCTGTTGGTGTTTTATTAAAAAGAATCAAAAGTGAAGGATCTTGACTATTAACAGCAATTTCCGCTAAAACTGCAAAATCATCTCTTTCCCCAAGGGGAGCAGCCGACCCATTAAAGCCGACTACTTTATTTTTATATTTTGGTCTTATTGTAAACATTATTCAAAGGTTTTATCAAAAGTTCGGTCAAAGATTTTTTTATGAGAATCACCTCCTATTGAAAAGCCTCAATTACAGAAATGTCGCCTGAGAATTCGTTTGCCATTCTTCCATATTCAGCTTTGAACATGACTTTAGCCCCATTGAAGTCTTCCATCTTTCGACCTGAACCACCTTCTGTTCCATTCATGACGACTTCGAAGTACGGAATCGTTTTTTCGTTGACATAGCGTTCACCAATAACAAATATTTTTCCAGAATATAATCTGATAACCATTCCAAGCCCACAGCAACATCCGGCAGCATCTAGGCTTGATAAATAGTTTGTTAATTCCTGGGATAGATTAGGAAGCTGGGCATCAAGATCATATTCATATTTTACTGAACATCCATTCAAGGTGTGTTTGAATTTAAATTCTGCTTCTTTTCTTTGAAATTTCAAAAGATGCATTTTTGCACCTCCCACAACTGTTGCCCCCTCTCTTAAGGCAAGGGCTGTATAGCTTTTTGTTGTTTCGTCCTGTGTCCAATTGAAGTCTGAAGGATCAAAGATAAAAAGATCTGAAACACCTCCTGTTGTGGCAGTACAAGGCACAGTATATGATTTAAGTGTTACACAAAGCATGTTAATTAATTTTAAATGTTAAAAACAGATATTGTATTAAAAACAATATCTGTATATAATTTTTTTTAGGCAATATTAGTCATACCAATTACAGAGTGTTCTGGATAAGCGATACCGGTGCCAGCTCTCATAAAGTTTGCATACTTCCATGTAAGTTCATCAGTAGAGTACCAAACCAATAGAGCTTTCACACCTGCTGGTGTGGCTTCACCATATGAATTATCAGTAGCAAAAACGAAGTTTCCTCTAATTGTAAGAACACATGCGTGAGCTGCAACACCATTGTTAAGAGCAAACATGATTGGATCCCAAGTAGTTTCAACCAAAACATCAATATTCTTATATTTTAGTTTCTTAAATCCATTTTGGTACAACATGATGTTATTTGAACCTCCTGTAAGGGTTAAGAACTCTTCATATGCATCAAAAATAGATTGAGATACATAAAAAGCTTTCATATTATCAGGCAGGTGTTTTAAAAATATATCTTGATTTTTGTAAGCCCAATGAAGATATTCTTTTCCATCTGTCGGAGTCAAATCTCCACTATTGAATGCAGTTGTTTGATTAGGCTTAATTGTTCCGTCACTGATAAATTTTGCATAATGTTTGAAAATTCCATCAAACACATTCCAACTCCAAATTCCATTCCCATCATTTGCTCTGTCAATGTCTCCAAAATACGCATTGGAAGTGATATCTACCTTGATTGCTTTTAGGAAGAAGTCCATGATATAATCCCTGAATTTAGGATCTTTGTTTCTGAAATCTTCCAGGCAGCCTTTATAGAATTCATTTTCACAATGTTTGGTTGCTCCATAGATTTCATCTGTTTCAATTTGTCTGATGGAAGCTTTCCCAACTGGTGAGAAAATAATATTACATGAAGCATCCCTTCTTTTCAGAATGTTTTGATTACCCATAATCTCAACAATCTTTCTTTTACTGGAAACATCATCCATTACTGTGAACTCATTTAGAGTTCCATTAAAAGAACCATCCGGGAGTAAATCTGCAAAATGTGGTTTCACCAACATTTCATAATAACTCTTTGGTCCTACTAAAAATCTTTCGTTCATAGCTTAATTTTTTAGTCTCTTACTCCTTGATTATTTTTGTTTCCAAGCTGACCAGAAAGGGCAACACTGCCAATACTGTAAATACCTAAATCGGCTTTACATCCTTTGGTGCTGATCACAGTTCCCAGAATGTCAATACTTGATAAATTCAAACTTGAAATGTCTAACACAGCATTTCCTGCATCTGCAGTAATTTGCCCGTGTTTTTCTTTTCCGTTTTTGTCGTAAACATGAATGTTTGCAACATTTAGATCATCACCTGCGCCAAATGTGGAAGCATCGGTGACCGTAGCTGTTTTGGCTGTTGCATCAACTACATAGTTGAGTTTTGCAACAAAACCGGTGCATTCGCAGCCCTCACAAAGGCCATTTTGTAGCACATCTTTTTCTAAGCCAGTCATATTATTGTTTGTTATTATTATTCAGAGAATCCAACATCATCTGCATCAAACTTGGATTCAGAATTTCCACCATTATTTTTCGGCTTCGCCTGTCCCATATTCTTAGCAACTGTTTCTTCAATTTTTGTAACTCTGTTTTCAAAACCTTTGAAGTCTTCAGAATCTTTGAAGTTTTCAGGTTTAACATTTTCTTTCACAACATTTGTAATCTGTGCAATCATGTTTTCCGGAAATCCATTTTTGAAGAAATTTGTAAGTGCTGTACTTACTTGTTCATCAGTAGGGACTTTTGGTTCCATGTCAAAATCTTTCAAAGCATTGTTTAAAGCTGAAGTAAGGTTTTCAACTGTTAAAGGGTCCGTTTTATCACCTTTGTCATTTGGGACCAAATTCAGTGCTTTAAATGCATTTACAATAGCATCTGTTAATTTGTTCATATTTAAATTTTGAATTAATTTTTCAGGATCTTCCACTGTTGGTGGAGTAGTGGCAAGAGAGTTAAATACATTTAATGCATTTTGATTTTTAAAATTCCAATCTGTCTTGTTAATAGGTTTAAATTCCTCTTTTTGGTCAGTTGTCGAACTAACAAAGCCGTTTTCAACTGCCTGTGTTCCGGTAAACCATGTTTCAGCATTCATCCATTCTTCAACCTGTTCTTTGGACTTTCCTGTTAGATTCACATAAAAATCCCTGATACTGTTATTGAAGTTTCTCAAGTTTTTAGCTTGTTTTTCCACCTCATTAACGTCTCCCCAGGCAAATCCGGAAACATTGTGTATCATGTACCAAGAATTAGGGGAAATTTTAGAGTTTTTTGCAGCCGATAGGGGATAGGTAGCAGCCGAACAGATCATTCCCATTCCAATAGTTTCAACAGCATATCCATCATTTTCAAGCTGCTGAATGAAATCATGCATTGCCATAGCATCCCCAATCTGTCCACCAAATGAATTGATTGTGATTCTGATGTTTTTTAAACCAGAATCAAGAATTTCTGAACGGAAGGACTTGAATGAAACTGAAGTCTGATCATTAAACCAATCTTGCAGGATCTCCTGGGTTTCGGCATCCACAATAGTTCCATCAATGAAGACATCAAGTCTTTCACCATTATTGGAAACTTTATAATTAAAAATTGGAATCTTTTTCATGCCTTAATTTATCAGTAACAAAGATATTTTGAAAGATTTAAATATTGTTTTAAAAACAATAAAACCGTGCGAAATTCAGGCACGGTTTTTAATTTTACACTAAGCACCTTTCACAAATATTCCTTACGGTTGATTTTGGAACTTTAAGTTTTTGAGATATCTGACCAAAGGTAAGGCCTTTTTTACGTTCTATGCAGGCTTTTAATTGAACCTGATTGACTCCTGCATACATACAGAATTTATCAAAATCAGCAATTGCCATTTCTAGAGCAATATTTTTATAATCAGCACTAAGAGATGATTTGGGATTTGTCGTTGTTTCTTGCATTAATATTTTGTGTATTTGTTATTATTTTGGCACTGTCATTTAAAACTGCATTCACGTAAGATTCCGGCTGTAAATTAGATGTTGTGTAAGAGTTTCCCCATCCATTGAACATGAATGTACTTTTATCATTGCCATTTAAAGTTGTTTGAGAAGTATCTCTGGCAGTTAAGTAAGCGTAGGCCCATGAATTAGCTGTAACACTGATAACGGATCTTCTGTTTGATTCTATCTCAACCATAGAAGTATTATTCAAGGTAATATATGCTCTTGCAGCATAAGTTATAACCCTGCAACGGGAAGAATTATTTTGTGTCAAGTTTAATGTACCATTTTCCAACAAGATAATATCTGTGTTCATATCTGACAAAGTTACCTCCCGGTTATAAAATCCTTCAGATTCCAAATCATCTACTGGGAAATATTGGATTAAATCCCGGAAACCATTATTAAATATCCATCGATAGTTTCCTTCAGACTTGACTATTCTTAGAATATCAATGTATGACTGTGCTTTTACAAAAAGAAAGAAAAGTTTGTTAATTTCAATCTTCCTTTGGCTATCTATAATCAAATATTTTAATTCTTCAAATGTCATCATAATGTTGCGATTTCAGATTGTTTTTTTGATTCATTTTGCGAGTTCGTAATATCTCTTTGGACAACATATGTTTTTCTCATAGATTCCTTTTTTTGAATAGCTGCCAATTCTTCGATACTTTGTTCAATTCTATCAAGTCGGTCAAGGTTGCCAGTGTTTCCGAATGTACTACTTGCTTTTTCATAATAGCTTCTAAATATGGGGGGCTGTAGATTACTTCCCAGATACGTTCCTCCTTTCATGAATTTCTTCATTGTTGCTCCACCATCCCAATCTACTCCCCCACCAATGGAGTTGATTTTACTTGCAATTTGGGAGGGCGTTCCGGTGACTGTATATGTACTTTGGTCCTTCATGGAATTTTTGTTGATGATAGCTTCATCTTTTTCAATAAAAGCTTCTACCTCATTTGTTTTTGGATTAATGATGGGCATTCCGTTATTTTCAGAATGGTAAGAACCATTGTCCAAGCGTCCACCTGTACCAAATCTTTTTTTAAACTGTCCACCAAAACCATATTGAACTTTGTCTATATTAGCCATAGTGGAAGCAAATCTGACTGTGGCTAGTGTTGATAGAATTGCACCGAATATTGGCCCTGCGATTGGCCCTAATTGCATTACAGTACTCCAAATGTTACCAAGTTCTACTAAAAAGGCAATTCGAGCTTCAGCTTTCTTAGTTTTTTTCAACTTCTCTCCGGCTTCCTTATCTGCTTTTTTCTTTTTCTCATTGGCTTGTCGTTCAATGCTTTCTCTTTCAGATGATGATTGAGCAAATCTTTGAAGTTGCTGGGTTTCAATGTCAATACGTTCATATGCTAATTGTTTACTCTGTTCAATTCTGGCACGTTCTGCGTCAAAATAATCATTCATAGCCTGTTGCGCTATATTAAATGATTCAGCAATGACAAGTCCTGCCTGTTCAGAATAATCCTTATCACCAATCATAAATTTTCCATCCTTGCCAGAGATAGATTTTGTAAGAGATGAGGCTAGTCCTGAAACACCACTTCCAGGAATCCCAGAAGAGACTGTTGATTTTGAATCTTTATAATTTTGTTCCGCTTCAGCCTTTTGTCCCTCTAATTTTTGCCTTTCTTTTAGCAGCTTATTGAACTCTCTCATCTCATCATTATTCAGTTCACGCTTTTGCATTTCAAGTTCTAAAAGCCTTATTTTGGCAATGACACTTCCTAATTCCGCATTAGTATTTTGTAATTCCAATCGTGCAGAAATTTTTTGAAGTTCAATTTTTTTCTGTGCATTACTAAGCTCTTTGCTTTGTAAAACTAGTTTTCTGTCAGAAGCTGATAACATTTCGTTTGAGTTGGCCAAATCTTCTGTTGTTTCATCCACTACTTTAAAAGAAACTCTTGTAGCTTTTATACGGTATTCACGATTATTTTTATTCTCAGCATCTAATTTTTCTTTGACAGCTCGAAATAAACTATTTGTTTCTTCTATGGAACCTTTAGAATATTGAGATTGTAAATCCAGTAGTTTCTGATTATAACTAATCTGCATACTTGTACTTTCTTCATAATATGATTTTTCAGCATCTAATTTTTCTTGTTCATTAGAATAAGGGGAATTAATAACAAGGTCTCTTTTCTTCACTATTGCATCCTCTTCATTTTTCAATTCATCATCAAATCTTTTTTTGGTAATGTTATACAACTTTTCATTAGTTTCCTTTGTAGCCTTTATTTTGTCCAATTGAGCTTGTGATTCCTGCTTTCTTTCTTCTGCATTTCCTTTCTTCAAATACGCAATCTTAGCATCATAGTATTTATTGTTACTTGCTAGACTTTTTTTAAGATAATCATCTTCCTGAATAGATCCCTGCATAAAAGACTTTTCCAAGACTGATAATTCATTATTTTTATTAGCTTCAAGATCTCTAATATAATCTTTCTGTGTTCCCGTTAATCTCGACCCTTTGTCTGAAGCTTTTTTTTCGGTTTTGGTAAGGGAATCAAGATAGGCTTGCTTTTGTTTAATTTGTTTGTCAAGTTCATTATACCTTTTAGATCCGATTTCAGCTGCATCAAATTCAGCTGTTAAAGCTTGTATTTCTTCTCTTAAAGCAGCTAATGTTC is part of the Chryseobacterium lactis genome and encodes:
- a CDS encoding Clp protease ClpP, with product MKKIPIFNYKVSNNGERLDVFIDGTIVDAETQEILQDWFNDQTSVSFKSFRSEILDSGLKNIRITINSFGGQIGDAMAMHDFIQQLENDGYAVETIGMGMICSAATYPLSAAKNSKISPNSWYMIHNVSGFAWGDVNEVEKQAKNLRNFNNSIRDFYVNLTGKSKEQVEEWMNAETWFTGTQAVENGFVSSTTDQKEEFKPINKTDWNFKNQNALNVFNSLATTPPTVEDPEKLIQNLNMNKLTDAIVNAFKALNLVPNDKGDKTDPLTVENLTSALNNALKDFDMEPKVPTDEQVSTALTNFFKNGFPENMIAQITNVVKENVKPENFKDSEDFKGFENRVTKIEETVAKNMGQAKPKNNGGNSESKFDADDVGFSE
- a CDS encoding MarR family transcriptional regulator — encoded protein: MQETTTNPKSSLSADYKNIALEMAIADFDKFCMYAGVNQVQLKACIERKKGLTFGQISQKLKVPKSTVRNICERCLV